One stretch of Juglans microcarpa x Juglans regia isolate MS1-56 chromosome 3D, Jm3101_v1.0, whole genome shotgun sequence DNA includes these proteins:
- the LOC121254894 gene encoding uncharacterized protein LOC121254894: MQGRLDGLGPEQRSDEAAATVFREVLGHRPGYARGLGEMVIPESSRQRDKVQMQQYMSEAEKHKKDAEQYKKDAEQYKKDAEAYKSQLDEMRTEMQELREHQIENDKVMQSFFRAFPSFTESVRQTQCNDSPGP; encoded by the coding sequence ATGCAAGGTAGGTTGGATGGCCTAGGACCAGAGCAACGTAGTGATGAGGCAGCAGCGACTGTCTTTAGGGAGGTTCTTGGCCATCGACCTGGATATGCACGGGGACTTGGGGAAATGGTCATCCCCGAGTCAAGTAGACAACGTGACAAAGTTCAAATGCAACAATACATGTCTGAGGCtgaaaagcacaagaaagatGCTGAACAATATAAGAAGGATGCTGAGCAATATAAGAAGGATGCTGAAGCTTACAAGAGTCAGCTGGATGAAATGAGGACAGAGATGCAGGAGCTGAGGGAGCATCAGATAGAAAATGACAAAGTGATGCAGTCTTTCTTTAGGGCTTTCCCATCGTTCACTGAGTCAGTTCGACAGACTCAGTGTAACGATTCCCCCGGCCCATAA
- the LOC121255069 gene encoding uncharacterized protein LOC121255069, with protein MRLTLKLVTFNIGRLCELGCTMPYQGNQPGPSSRGGGRLRGLRGGRRYIPYSGHHCRPRGAKLSSYHSTEECNQSSSDDSTQAPSPPPCVMPTHAVQYIQEPQPNTAGEQSPTGEQTAADAPMETEGTQEQRRRTRGPSRCIFFDKLRKNGKVQLKINDGETAPCCEHASMFTTRVSWIVKQYCDMSYKRWSDVPPAIKEELIDRVRSDFVLDWDRENHRLSVTKALHL; from the exons ATGAGATTGACTTTGAAATTG GTTACGTTCAATATTGGGAGGCTGTGTGAACTGGGATGCACTATGCCGTATCAAG GTAATCAGCCGGGACCCAGTTCAAGAGGTGGAGGCAGACTTCGAGGTCTTCGAGGTGGAAGGCGTTATATCCCATACTCAGGTCATCACTGTCGACCACGCGGTGCGAaattatcttcatatcataGCACGGAGGAGTGTAATCAATCCTCCTCGGATGACTCAACACAGGCCCCAAGTCCCCCACCATGCGTTATGCCAACTCACGCGGTACAATATATTCAAGAACCCCAACCAAATACTGCTGGGGAACAATCACCTACTGGAGAACAAACTG CTGCAGATGCCCCAATGGAGACCGAAGGAACGCAAGAACAGAGGAGACGAACTCGTGGGCCATCTAGATGCATTTTCTTTGACAAGCTAAGGAAGAACGGGAAAGTGCAGTTGAAGATAAACGATGGTGAGACAGCCCCATGTTGTGAACACGCTTCTATGTTCACAACACGAGTATCGTGGATTGTGAAACAATACTGTGACATGAGTTACAAGCGTTGGTCGGATGTCCCACCAGCGATTAAAGAGGAGCTCATTGACCGTGTTCGg AGTGACTTTGTGTTGGACTGGGATCGCGAAAACCACCGATTGAGCGTGACAAAGGCCTTAC ATTTATGA
- the LOC121255070 gene encoding uncharacterized protein LOC121255070: MKDQFFITSLIIPGPRSPGNEIDVYLQPLIDELLEFWVDGVPTYDASTKETFMLHAALLWTINDFPAYGNLSGWSTKGKLACPSCNADTDSNWLKYGRKHCYMGHRRFLPPDHIWRRKKWLFNSREDHRMPPREFGPEEIQIQLQMIGDVQFGKSHRKKKRTAEELNWTKCSIFFVLPYWSTLRLRHNLDVMHIEKNIADNILFTLMNSLGKSKDNINSRRDLELLGYRKELHLIWHGDRVTMPHAQYTLNVEQRNKFCEWLSDIKFPDGFTSNISNCVSRRDCKISGLKSHDCHVFLQRLLPIAAGGYLRSDIGLALTELGTFFKELCARTLDVNRLAQLQTDVVTILCKLEMIFPPSFFDVMRYVKNKARPEGSIAEAYIHTECLTFCSMYLKDIETRFSRPERNIDADEEETLMGSKFSTRKFVPWIQEHRTSYTLDVSADLYALACGPDRWVATYAACIIHGKRFHTKQREFRRRTQNSGVVVTGDEATNNLDFYGVINNIVELRYMEWRRVYLFECDWFDVGDRKRGVRVDDHMISVNMNRTWYKDEPFVLASQADQCFYIRDLRAKGNWGVVQNYANRNVYNIPPRPRVLEVLDWESSTPDADQEDEPSYYYEPVQCDNTDQVATELNRPDILPSHVDAREIMDPVGQCIDSTGFINDDMITSESGNAASEGEYSDEEDL; this comes from the exons ATGAAAGACCAATTCTTCATAACATCTCTGATTATTCCTGGCCcaaggtcaccagggaatgaGATTGATGTATACTTGCAGCCGTTGATCGATGAACTGCTTGAATTTTGGGTAGATGGGGTACCTACATATGATGCCTCAACTAAGGAGACGTTTATGTTGCATGCTGCCTTATTGTGGACAATCAACGATTTTCCTGCCTACGGGAATCTGTCTGGCTGGTCAACAAAGGGAAAATTGGCTTGTCCATCTTGCAATGCAGACACAGACTCTAATTGGTTGAAATATGGCCGAAAACATTGTTACATGGGACATCGTCGTTTCTTACCCCCAGATCACATATGGAGAAGGAAGAAATGGTTGTTCAACAGTAGAGAAGATCATCGCATGCCACCAAGGGAATTTGGTCCTGAAGAGATTCAAATTCAATTGCAGATGATTGGGGATGTTCAGTTTGGCAAATCTCATAGGAAGAAAAAACGCACTGCTGAAGAGCTGAACTGGACAAAGTGTAGCATATTCTTCGTGTTACCTTATTGGTCAACACTTCGACTTCGgcataatttagatgttatgcatattgagaagaatATTGCCGACAACATCTTATTCACTTTAATGAACAGTCTAGGGAAAAGTAAGGATAACATCAATTCAAGGCGTGACTTAGAGCTTTTGGGCTATAGAAAAGAATTACACTTGATATGGCATGGTGATCGTGTAACAATGCCACATGCACAGTACACATTAAACGTCGAGCaaaggaataaattttgtgagtggttgtcTGATATCAAATTTCCAGATGGGTTCACTTCCAATATCTCGAACTGTGTATCTCGACGTGACTGCAAAATCTCAGGGTTGAAAAGCCATGACTGTCACGTTTTCCTTCAAAGACTACTCCCTATTGCTGCTGGGGGGTATTTAAGAAGTGACATTGGCTTGGCTTTGACTGAACTTGGTactttcttcaaagagttgtgcGCTCGAACACTCGATGTCAACCGCCTGGCCCAACTCCAAACTGATGTTGTCACCATTCTATGCAAACTGGAGATGATATTCCCTCCTTCCTTTTTCGATGTTATG cggtatgttaagaataaagccCGCCCAGAAGGTTCAATAGCCGAGGCTTACATTCACACCGAATGCTTGACATTCTGCTCCATGTATCTCAAAGATATTGAGACGAGGTTTAGTCGACCGGAACGCAACATTGATGCTGACGAAGAGGAAACGTTGATgggttcaaaattttcaaccagAAAGTTCGTCCCTTGG atccAGGAACATCGTACCTCGTATACACTTGATGTGTCTGCTGATCTGTACGCGTTAGCTTGCGGGCCTGACCGTTGGGTTGCAACATATGCTGCTTGCATAATACATGGAAAAAGGTTTCATACGAAACAGCGTGAATTTCGCCGTCGTACACAAAATTCTGGAGTGGTGGTAACTGGTGATGAGGCCACAAATAATTTGGACTTCTATGgagttattaataatattgtagagTTACGCTACATGGAGTGGCGTCGGGTGTACCTGTTTGAATGCGATTGGTTTGATGTTGGTGATCGAAAACGAGGGGTGCGGGTGGATGACCATATGATTAGTGTCAACATGAACAGGACTTGGTATAAGGATGAACCATTCGTGTTGGCGAGTCAGGCTGATCAATGTTTCTACATAAGAGATTTAAGGGCGAAAGGGAATTGGGGTGTTGTGCAGAACTATGCAAATAGGAATGTATACAACATTCCGCCACGGCCGAGAGTTCTTGAAGTACTTGATTGGGAATCAAGTACTCCTGATGCCGATCAAGAAGATGAGCCATCATATTATTATGAACCAGTGCAGTGTGATAACACAGATCAAGTGGCAACTGAACTGAATAGGCCTGATATACTACCTAGCCATGTAGATGCAAGAGAAATCATGGATCCGGTTGGTCAATGCATAGATTCAACAGGCTTTATTAATGATGACATGATCACTTCTGAGTCTGGAAATGCGGCCAGTGAGGGGGAATATTCAGATGAAGAGGACCTATAA
- the LOC121255071 gene encoding uncharacterized protein LOC121255071, producing the protein MDKSWMNDPDRLVSPAYAEGVKYFLAQARNHASGRDRIRCPCRACLNNLWLPIFEVETHLFMKGINPNYTQWIFHGEEDTTWNMSDEDIDDDINQEDDYIDDMQDMLDDIRAGTFDDAPQDSTPAANRPRETVDSLSFQQLLEDARRPLFDGCTKFSKLSFVVKLLHIKSIGGWSINSFDILLDLLRSAFPDALLPQSYEESRSLERGLGFKYHKIHACPNDCILFWKENAALNECPVCKASRWIPNTHGQRGVPQKVLRHFPLKPRLQRLFMSAKIAGDMRWHKEQQTKEDSCMRHPADSECWKKFDEDHDWFALDPRNVRLGLASDGFTPFNNLAKPHSIWPVILVPITCRRGHA; encoded by the coding sequence atggacaaaagttggatgaatGACCCCGATAGGCTCGTATCACCTGCATACGCCGAAGGCGTTAAATATTTCCTCGCACAAGCACGAAACCATGCAAGTGGAAGGGATCGCATCCGGTGTCCATGTCGTGCATGCCTTAACAATCTGTGGCTGCCTATATTTGAGgtggaaactcatttgtttATGAAAGGGATCAACCCAAATTACACGcagtggatatttcatggggaggaggaTACAACATGGAACATGAGTGAtgaagatattgatgatgatatCAACCAAGAAGACGATTACATAGATGACATGCAGGATATGTTGGATGACATCCGGGCAGGCACCTTCGATGATGCGCCCCAAGATAGCACTCCTGCGGCAAACAGGCCACGAGAGACGGTAGATTCATTATCTTTCCAGCAACTACTAGAGGATGCCCGACGTCCGTTATTTGATGggtgtacaaaattttcaaaactgtcaTTCGTGGTCAAGTTGTTACACATCAAATCAATCGGTGGGTGGTCAATTAATTCATTTGACATTCTACTTGATTTGTTGAGGTCTGCCTTTCCTGATGCCCTATTGCCACAATCATATGAGGAGTCAAGGTCGTTGGAGCGCGGTTTGGGCTTcaaataccacaaaatccatgcgTGCCCCAACGACTGCATcttattttggaaggaaaatgcagCTCTTAATGAATGCCCTGTATGTAAGGCTTCGAGGTGGATACCAAATACACACGGACAGCGCGGGGTACCTCAAAAAGTGTTGCGTCACTTTCCTTTGAAACCGAGATTGCAGCGTCTCTTCATGTCTGCAAAGATAGCAGGTGATATGCGATGGCACAAAGAGCAACAGACGAAAGAAGATAGTTGTATGAGACATCCGGCCGACTCTGAGTgctggaagaaatttgatgaagaTCATGACTGGTTCGCTTTAGATCCTCGCAATGTTAGGCTCGGTCTGGCAAGTGATGGCTTCACTCCATTCAACAACTTGGCTAAACCTCATAGCATTTGGCCAGTGATCCTTGTCCCTATAACTTGCCGCCGTGGTCATGCATGA
- the LOC121256612 gene encoding deoxynucleoside triphosphate triphosphohydrolase SAMHD1 homolog isoform X1, with protein sequence MRKQQAMGVRTDVELSIDRRVLKHVHDNVHGNIYLEPLFLKFIDTEQFQRLRELKQLSLAHMVYPGAVHSRFEHSLGVYWLAGKAVDTINSYQGFELDIEHLDIQTVKLAGLLHDVGHGPFSHSFEREFLPRLLNGFTWCHEDMSVKMIDYIVDEHNIEIDSEYLKKVKEMITASNEHTPTKSMVEKHFLYDIVANGRNGIDVDKFDYIVRDSRACGLGCNFQFERLMETMRVIGDEICYRAKDYLTIHKLFATRADLHRTVYTHAKVKAIELMVTDALLKANDSLGISSSIYQPAEFWKLDDSILRRIEISTERELKESRDLILRIRRRELYQFCNEFSVPKDKMEHFIKITPQDIVCSQKSGGVTLKEEDIAVSNVKIDLTRGRNNPLECIKFFKEYESDETFPIQDDRISHLLPAFYQDMIVRVYSKKPELVEAVSEAFENFQLKTYGMKTQVHATPEKKKRRT encoded by the exons ATGAGAAAGCAGCAAGCAATGGGAGTTCGTACGGACGTAGAGCTCTCGATAGACCGTCGTGTGTTGAAGCACGTCCACGACAATGTTCACGGCAACATCTATCTCGAGCCG CTCTTTTTAAAGTTTATTGATACCGAACAGTTTCAGAG GCTTCGTGAGCTAAAGCAACTTT CTTTAGCACACATGGTTTACCCAGGGGCAGTGCATTCTCGCTTTGAACATTCACTTGGGGTGTACTGGTTGGCCGGAAAGGCTGTTGATACAATTAACTCTTACCAA GGCTTCGAGCTCGATATTGAGCATTTAGATATACAGACAGTAAAACTTGCAG GACTACTGCATGATGTTGGCCATGGGCCGTTCAGCCACTCGTTTGAGCGCGAGTTTCTTCCTCGGCTTCTTAATGGCTTCACATG GTGTCATGAGGACATGTCTGTAAAGATGATAGACTACATTGTTGATGAGCacaatattgaaattgattctGAATACCTTAAGAAAGTGAAG GAAATGATAACAGCTAGCAATGAACATACTCCAACAAAG AGTATGGTTGAAAAGCATTTCTTGTATGATATTGTTGCAAATGGTCGGAATGGAATAGATGTAGATAA GTTTGACTACATAGTTCGGGACTCTCGGGCTTGTGGTCTAGGTTGCAATTTTCAATTTGAGAG GTTGATGGAAACTATGCGAGTCATTGGTGACGAGATATGTTATCGAGCCAAGGATT ATCTGACAATCCACAAGTTGTTCGCCACCCGTGCTGATTTGCATAGAACAGTTTATACACACGCAAAAGTAAAG GCAATAGAACTCATGGTTACTGATGCTCTGTTAAAAGCTAATGATTCTCTAGGCATTTCGTCCTCAATTTATCAACCAGCTGAATTTTGGAAG TTGGATGACTCAATATTAAGACGAATTGAAATTTCTACAGAACGTGAGCTCAAGGAATCAAGAGACTTAATCCTACGCATTCGGAGAAGGGAGCTATATCAG TTCTGCAATGAGTTCTCTGTCCCCAAGGACAAAATGGAGCACTTCATAAAAATCACTCCACAAGATATTGTCTGTTCCCAG AAATCTGGTGGTGTTACActaaaagaagaagatattgccGTGAGCAACGTAAAGATTGATTTGACACGTGGAAGGAATAATCCTCTTGAATG CATCAAATTTTTCAAG GAATATGAGAGCGATGAAACATTCCCAATCCAAGATGACCGCATCAGCCACCTGCTACCCGCATTTTACCAAGATATGATAGTTAGGGTGTACTCAAAGAAGCCGGAACTG GTGGAAGCAGTATCTGAGGCCTTCGAAAATTTTCAGTTGAAGACATATGGAATGAAAACACAGGTTCACGCAACTCCTGAAAAGAAGAAACGCCGAACATAA
- the LOC121256612 gene encoding deoxynucleoside triphosphate triphosphohydrolase SAMHD1 homolog isoform X2, producing the protein MVYPGAVHSRFEHSLGVYWLAGKAVDTINSYQGFELDIEHLDIQTVKLAGLLHDVGHGPFSHSFEREFLPRLLNGFTWCHEDMSVKMIDYIVDEHNIEIDSEYLKKVKEMITASNEHTPTKSMVEKHFLYDIVANGRNGIDVDKFDYIVRDSRACGLGCNFQFERLMETMRVIGDEICYRAKDYLTIHKLFATRADLHRTVYTHAKVKAIELMVTDALLKANDSLGISSSIYQPAEFWKLDDSILRRIEISTERELKESRDLILRIRRRELYQFCNEFSVPKDKMEHFIKITPQDIVCSQKSGGVTLKEEDIAVSNVKIDLTRGRNNPLECIKFFKEYESDETFPIQDDRISHLLPAFYQDMIVRVYSKKPELVEAVSEAFENFQLKTYGMKTQVHATPEKKKRRT; encoded by the exons ATGGTTTACCCAGGGGCAGTGCATTCTCGCTTTGAACATTCACTTGGGGTGTACTGGTTGGCCGGAAAGGCTGTTGATACAATTAACTCTTACCAA GGCTTCGAGCTCGATATTGAGCATTTAGATATACAGACAGTAAAACTTGCAG GACTACTGCATGATGTTGGCCATGGGCCGTTCAGCCACTCGTTTGAGCGCGAGTTTCTTCCTCGGCTTCTTAATGGCTTCACATG GTGTCATGAGGACATGTCTGTAAAGATGATAGACTACATTGTTGATGAGCacaatattgaaattgattctGAATACCTTAAGAAAGTGAAG GAAATGATAACAGCTAGCAATGAACATACTCCAACAAAG AGTATGGTTGAAAAGCATTTCTTGTATGATATTGTTGCAAATGGTCGGAATGGAATAGATGTAGATAA GTTTGACTACATAGTTCGGGACTCTCGGGCTTGTGGTCTAGGTTGCAATTTTCAATTTGAGAG GTTGATGGAAACTATGCGAGTCATTGGTGACGAGATATGTTATCGAGCCAAGGATT ATCTGACAATCCACAAGTTGTTCGCCACCCGTGCTGATTTGCATAGAACAGTTTATACACACGCAAAAGTAAAG GCAATAGAACTCATGGTTACTGATGCTCTGTTAAAAGCTAATGATTCTCTAGGCATTTCGTCCTCAATTTATCAACCAGCTGAATTTTGGAAG TTGGATGACTCAATATTAAGACGAATTGAAATTTCTACAGAACGTGAGCTCAAGGAATCAAGAGACTTAATCCTACGCATTCGGAGAAGGGAGCTATATCAG TTCTGCAATGAGTTCTCTGTCCCCAAGGACAAAATGGAGCACTTCATAAAAATCACTCCACAAGATATTGTCTGTTCCCAG AAATCTGGTGGTGTTACActaaaagaagaagatattgccGTGAGCAACGTAAAGATTGATTTGACACGTGGAAGGAATAATCCTCTTGAATG CATCAAATTTTTCAAG GAATATGAGAGCGATGAAACATTCCCAATCCAAGATGACCGCATCAGCCACCTGCTACCCGCATTTTACCAAGATATGATAGTTAGGGTGTACTCAAAGAAGCCGGAACTG GTGGAAGCAGTATCTGAGGCCTTCGAAAATTTTCAGTTGAAGACATATGGAATGAAAACACAGGTTCACGCAACTCCTGAAAAGAAGAAACGCCGAACATAA
- the LOC121255690 gene encoding uncharacterized protein LOC121255690: protein MATLAPGILLKLLNGMNTGVKPTNEYRSSLLQVTDIVPADLDEKSLWPKHGFYIKVSDSSHSIYVSLPSEHNDFVLSNKMQLGQFIYVDRLEPGSPVPVVKGAKPLPGRHPFVGTPEPLMGLREKGEPKSNSKLPAPRRGSWGTGPDGTDCVSSPMVCKPINLDFDQCTPVKDRNTSVKEGNANFPMSPMIRGKVGKDGNCVRCSFGEGLLAKMVDAKGESPALLRKSCVVPSPSKFPRSRSVCERDPKIPINPLNSAEKKTSTPAPRSRSAARVATSLNMTGDAQNSGSKITQLQSESGNAAPDISTSLPMNLPGKLFMLGKEAVQHRETAQKIALQALRDASATEALVRCLKMFSNLSKSAKPDAPVACFDQFLEFHHQIVQAVTDMVSIQAATSASEMAQNPNAKKKDRPTGEESPILHEIIPNWNSELTLSKRRTALYKSIAAFPERGEQRTNLGKLLRSNSNPKTCLERKGPSTPLGKLPLEAACENDENKKPSYCSLNNTIKLGRQIETEAGNWFMDFLERALETGMKKMKGAANGDARKVPQSLILKVINWVEVEQCDSSKRSVHPKATQLARKLRIKMKNP, encoded by the exons ATGGCGACATTGGCCCCGGGAATTCTGTTGAAGCTTCTCAATGGAATGAACACAGGCGTCAAACCGACCAACGAGTACAGGAGCTCGCTTCTGCAGGTGACAGACATCGTCCCGGCGGATCTCGACGAGAAGAGTCTTTGGCCGAAGCACGGGTTTTACATTAAAGTTTCCGACTCTTCTCACTCTATCTATGTCAGTCTTCCCTCTGAACATAATGATTTCGTTCTCAGCAATAAAATGCAGCTGGGGCAGTTCATCTATGTCGATAGATTGGAGCCAGGGTCTCCGGTTCCGGTTGTTAAAGGTGCGAAACCACTTCCTGGCAGACACCCGTTTGTGGGCACGCCGGAGCCGTTAATGGGTCTTAGAGAGAAAGGTGAGCCAAAGTCCAACTCAAAACTCCCTGCTCCCAGAAGGGGCTCTTGGGGAACGGGACCGGATGGCACCGACTGTGTTTCGTCCCCTATGGTTTGCAAGCCTATTAATTTGGACTTCGATCAGTGTACACCAGTGAAAGATCGTAATACCTCGGTGAAAGAGGGAAATGCTAATTTTCCGATGTCGCCGATGATAAGGGGGAAGGTGGGGAAGGATGGAAACTGTGTTAGATGTTCTTTTGGCGAAGGGCTATTGGCGAAGATGGTGGATGCAAAGGGTGAAAGCCCTGCTTTGCTTAGGAAAAGCTGTGTAGTCCCTTCTCCTTCGAAATTTCCAAGGAGTAGGAGCGTTTGCGAAAGAGATCCTAAGATCCCAATAAATCCCTTAAACTCAGCC GAAAAGAAAACTTCAACTCCCGCTCCGCGCTCAAGGAGTGCTGCAAGAGTGGCAACTTCTCTCAATATGACGGGGGATGCCCAGAACTCCGGTTCAAAAATTACTCAATTACAGTCAGAGTCTGGTAATGCAGCTCCTGATATCAGCACAAGTCTCCCCATGAATTTGCCTGGAAAACTTTTCATGCTGGGCAAG GAAGCAGTGCAGCATCGAGAAACAGCTCAGAAAATTGCCCTTCAAGCACTCAGGGATGCTTCAGCCACGGAGGCATTAGTTCGGTGTCTCAA GATGTTTTCAAACTTGAGCAAATCAGCTAAACCTGATGCTCCAGTGGCCTGTTTTGATCAGTTTCTAGAATTTCATCATCAAATTGTGCAAGCAGTGACTGACATGGTGTCCATTCAAGCAGCTACTTCAGCCTCTGAAATGGCTCAAAACCCAAATGCTAAAAAGAAAGATCGCCCAACTGGCGAAGAGTCCCCAATTTTACACGAAATCATACCCAACTGGAATTCAGAACTGACATTATCGAAAAGGAGAACAGCATTATACAAATCCATTGCAGCCTTTCCTGAAAGAGGTGAGCAGAGGACAAATCTGGGAAAACTCCTGAGATCAAATAGCAACCCAAAGACATGCTTGGAACGAAAAGGACCGTCTACTCCACTTGGGAAGCTGCCACTTGAAGCTGCCTGTGAGAATGACGAAAACAAAAAACCTTCATATTGTAGCCTAAACAATACAATCAAATTGGGAAGGCAGATTGAAACAGAAGCTGGAAACTGGTTTATGGACTTTTTGGAGAGGGCTTTGGAAACAGgcatgaagaaaatgaaaggtgCAGCAAATGGGGATGCTCGGAAGGTTCCTCAATCTCTTATACTTAAGGTTATTAACTGGGTGGAAGTAGAGCAGTGTGATAGCAGTAAGCGATCTGTTCATCCCAAAGCAACACAGCTAGCTCGGAagttgaggatcaagatgaAGAATCCTTGA